In Juglans microcarpa x Juglans regia isolate MS1-56 chromosome 4S, Jm3101_v1.0, whole genome shotgun sequence, a single window of DNA contains:
- the LOC121262824 gene encoding glutamate receptor 2.8-like isoform X1, producing MASQKHLLYFLSVLLLTLRGEPSMAAKEVIPVGVVLDLNSPVGRVAEHCMSMALSDFYAANDDYNTRLALLTKDSGNDVIAAASAALELMKNDEVQAIIGPQSSAQARFVIELGRKAQVPILSFSATSPSLSPVQNPFFIRTAQDDSAQVKAITAIVQAYGWREIVLIYEDTDYGNGLIPYLMDAFLEIDTRVPYRSVIPPSSNNNEIAKEISKLKEDHTRIFLVHMTAFLGSKLFVLANNAGMLRGGFAWIFTEGLSDLEDRIGSKVKDSMQGVLGLRPYIPRSKHFKDFKRRLKRNLTSSKPNIKITGNLFGLWAYDTVFALAIAVEKAGIVHSNFLKKNASQSNVDLAALGISEIGPTLRDTILTTKFQGLSGKFQLVKGQLEPSAFEILNVIGKTERVIGYWTRQRGLSQELDDNSEVANSISKDSLKQPIWPGDTTEQPPKLRIGVPVKRGFDEFLKVEWDPRTDKPIISGFSHDVFIAVLKALPFPLSFEYIPFMNKDRQSAGTIDELIYQIKLQNYDAVVGATTIVANRSLYVDFTLPYSESGVSMVVPVKDDEKNKFWIFLKPLSLDLWVTTFAAFVFTGLVIWVLEHRINREFRGPPDQHLGMIFWFSFSTLVFAHREKLLSNWSRFVMIVWIFLVLILTQSYTASLASMLTVQRLQPTFVDVKEIKKNGYFVGYQNNSYVEGLLIKQLNFDRSKLKPFSTHEEYHEALSKGTQNGGVAAVFDEIPYIKLFLAKYCSGYTMVGPTYKSDGFGFAFPLGSPLVPYISRAILNVTQDTEKLGAIERTYFSSRGSTNCQDPSASISSNSPSLSLHSFGGLFIITGTVSLISLLVCFFKFFGSHWPTLSNSNPESTFWSKLIEMAKHFDRRDPSSHLIERNTSMAHPIAGPRVIEPST from the exons CACTGGAATTAATGAAGAATGATGAAGTGCAGGCCATCATAGGACCTCAAAGCTCAGCACAAGCTAGGTTTGTCATTGAACTAGGCCGGAAAGCTCAGGTTCCCATCCTTTCCTTCTCAGCCACAAGTCCCTCTCTTTCTCCTGTCCAAAACCCCTTTTTCATACGCACAGCCCAAGATGACTCCGCACAAGTGAAAGCCATAACAGCCATTGTTCAGGCCTATGGTTGGCGGGAAATTGTCCTTATTTATGAAGATACAGATTATGGAAATGGTTTGATTCCATATTTAATGGACGCTTTTTTAGAGATTGACACTCGGGTGCCTTACAGAAGTGTAATTCCTCCATCTTCCAATAATAATGAAATCGCCAAGGAGATAAGTAAGTTAAAGGAAGATCATACCAGAATATTTCTTGTGCACATGACTGCTTTTCTTGGCTCGAAGCTCTTTGTACTTGCAAATAATGCTGGAATGTTGAGGGGAGGGTTTGCATGGATCTTCACTGAAGGGTTATCAGATTTGGAAGATCGTATAGGCTCAAAGGTTAAGGACTCGATGCAAGGTGTACTGGGACTGCGGCCATATATACCCAGATCGAAACATTTTAAAGACTTCAAAAGaagattgaaaagaaatttaaccTCTAGCAAACCAAACATTAAGATTACTGGAAACCTCTTTGGTTTATGGGCATATGATACAGTTTTCGCTTTGGCTATAGCAGTGGAGAAGGCCGGCATCGTGCATTCtaatttcttaaagaaaaatgctagccAAAGTAACGTGGATCTTGCAGCTTTAGGCATTTCTGAAATTGGTCCAACGCTTCGTGATACAATTCTAACTACTAAATTTCAAGGCCTGAGCGGGAAATTTCAATTGGTTAAAGGACAGTTGGAACCTTCAGCCTTTGAAATACTCAATGTCATTGGAAAAACAGAGAGAGTTATCGGATACTGGACCAGACAGAGAGGACTTTCCCAAGAATTGGACGACAATAGTGAAGTAGCAAACTCAATTTCAAAGGACAGCCTGAAGCAACCAATCTGGCCAGGAGACACAACAGAGCAGCCTCCAAAGTTGAGGATTGGGGTTCCAGTGAAACGAGGTTTTGATGAATTTCTGAAAGTGGAATGGGATCCTCGTACTGATAAGCCTATCATATCAGGGTTCTCCCATGACGTGTTCATTGCAGTACTCAAGGCATTACCATTCCCACTTTCTTTTGAGTATATTCCCTTCATGAATAAAGATAGGCAGAGTGCTGGGACAATCGATGAACTTATTTACCAAATAAAACTTCAG AATTATGATGCTGTTGTGGGAGCCACAACAATTGTAGCCAATCGCTCTTTATATGTTGATTTCACTTTGCCTTACTCTGAATCAGGGGTGTCAATGGTGGTTCCGGTGAAGGATGATGAGAAGAACAAGTTTTGGATTTTCTTAAAGCCACTAAGCTTGGATTTGTGGGTGACAACATTTGCGGCATTTGTCTTTACGGGTTTAGTGATATGGGTTCTTGAACATCGAATAAATAGAGAGTTCAGAGGCCCGCCAGATCAACATCTTGGCATGATTTTCTGGTTCTCCTTCTCAACACTAGTCTTTGCTCACA GGGAGAAACTGCTAAGCAATTGGTCGAGATTTGTGATGATCGTATGGATTTTTTTGGTACTCATCCTGACACAGAGTTATACCGCAAGTTTAGCCTCAATGTTAACTGTACAGAGATTGCAGCCTACCTTTGTTGACgtaaaagagataaaaaagaatGGTTATTTTGTTGGATATCAAAACAATTCCTATGTTGAAGGGCTTCTAATAAAACAGTTAAACTTTGATCGGTCCAAGTTGAAGCCTTTTAGCACCCATGAGGAGTATCATGAAGCATTGTCAAAAGGAACCCAAAATGGTGGGGTTGCTGCTGTCTTTGATGAAATTCCTTACATTAAGCTCTTCCTTGCAAAGTACTGCTCCGGGTACACTATGGTTGGTCCGACCTATAAGTCTGATGGATTTGGCTTt GCCTTCCCTCTAGGATCTCCTTTAGTCCCATACATTTCTAGGGCAATCTTGAATGTCACTCAAGACACAGAAAAATTGGGAGCAATTGAGCGGACCTACTTTTCAAGTCGTGGTAGTACTAATTGTCAAGATCCAAGCGCCTCAATCTCATCAAATAGTCCTAGTCTCAGTCTGCACAGCTTCGGCGGCCTCTTCATCATCACCGGAACCGTTTCCTTGATCTCACTCTTGGTTTGCTTCTTCAAGTTCTTTGGCTCACATTGGCCAACTTTGAGCAACAGCAATCCTGAGAGCACCTTTTGGTCCAAGTTGATTGAAATGGCAAAGCATTTTGACCGGAGAGATCCCTCTTCACATCTCATTGAAAGAAATACATCCATGGCACATCCCATTGCAGGTCCTAGAGTAATTGAACCTTCAACCTAA
- the LOC121262824 gene encoding glutamate receptor 2.8-like isoform X2, with protein sequence MMSLPQHLQAIIGPQSSAQARFVIELGRKAQVPILSFSATSPSLSPVQNPFFIRTAQDDSAQVKAITAIVQAYGWREIVLIYEDTDYGNGLIPYLMDAFLEIDTRVPYRSVIPPSSNNNEIAKEISKLKEDHTRIFLVHMTAFLGSKLFVLANNAGMLRGGFAWIFTEGLSDLEDRIGSKVKDSMQGVLGLRPYIPRSKHFKDFKRRLKRNLTSSKPNIKITGNLFGLWAYDTVFALAIAVEKAGIVHSNFLKKNASQSNVDLAALGISEIGPTLRDTILTTKFQGLSGKFQLVKGQLEPSAFEILNVIGKTERVIGYWTRQRGLSQELDDNSEVANSISKDSLKQPIWPGDTTEQPPKLRIGVPVKRGFDEFLKVEWDPRTDKPIISGFSHDVFIAVLKALPFPLSFEYIPFMNKDRQSAGTIDELIYQIKLQNYDAVVGATTIVANRSLYVDFTLPYSESGVSMVVPVKDDEKNKFWIFLKPLSLDLWVTTFAAFVFTGLVIWVLEHRINREFRGPPDQHLGMIFWFSFSTLVFAHNNSLMETGEKLLSNWSRFVMIVWIFLVLILTQSYTASLASMLTVQRLQPTFVDVKEIKKNGYFVGYQNNSYVEGLLIKQLNFDRSKLKPFSTHEEYHEALSKGTQNGGVAAVFDEIPYIKLFLAKYCSGYTMVGPTYKSDGFGFAFPLGSPLVPYISRAILNVTQDTEKLGAIERTYFSSRGSTNCQDPSASISSNSPSLSLHSFGGLFIITGTVSLISLLVCFFKFFGSHWPTLSNSNPESTFWSKLIEMAKYFDQKEDPSSHPNIERHTSTVHAISSPDVIEFRHNMENHSRNFDVVSDRDESPPPTSFPSRRSEITSLHEDVPNLK encoded by the exons GCCATCATAGGACCTCAAAGCTCAGCACAAGCTAGGTTTGTCATTGAACTAGGCCGGAAAGCTCAGGTTCCCATCCTTTCCTTCTCAGCCACAAGTCCCTCTCTTTCTCCTGTCCAAAACCCCTTTTTCATACGCACAGCCCAAGATGACTCCGCACAAGTGAAAGCCATAACAGCCATTGTTCAGGCCTATGGTTGGCGGGAAATTGTCCTTATTTATGAAGATACAGATTATGGAAATGGTTTGATTCCATATTTAATGGACGCTTTTTTAGAGATTGACACTCGGGTGCCTTACAGAAGTGTAATTCCTCCATCTTCCAATAATAATGAAATCGCCAAGGAGATAAGTAAGTTAAAGGAAGATCATACCAGAATATTTCTTGTGCACATGACTGCTTTTCTTGGCTCGAAGCTCTTTGTACTTGCAAATAATGCTGGAATGTTGAGGGGAGGGTTTGCATGGATCTTCACTGAAGGGTTATCAGATTTGGAAGATCGTATAGGCTCAAAGGTTAAGGACTCGATGCAAGGTGTACTGGGACTGCGGCCATATATACCCAGATCGAAACATTTTAAAGACTTCAAAAGaagattgaaaagaaatttaaccTCTAGCAAACCAAACATTAAGATTACTGGAAACCTCTTTGGTTTATGGGCATATGATACAGTTTTCGCTTTGGCTATAGCAGTGGAGAAGGCCGGCATCGTGCATTCtaatttcttaaagaaaaatgctagccAAAGTAACGTGGATCTTGCAGCTTTAGGCATTTCTGAAATTGGTCCAACGCTTCGTGATACAATTCTAACTACTAAATTTCAAGGCCTGAGCGGGAAATTTCAATTGGTTAAAGGACAGTTGGAACCTTCAGCCTTTGAAATACTCAATGTCATTGGAAAAACAGAGAGAGTTATCGGATACTGGACCAGACAGAGAGGACTTTCCCAAGAATTGGACGACAATAGTGAAGTAGCAAACTCAATTTCAAAGGACAGCCTGAAGCAACCAATCTGGCCAGGAGACACAACAGAGCAGCCTCCAAAGTTGAGGATTGGGGTTCCAGTGAAACGAGGTTTTGATGAATTTCTGAAAGTGGAATGGGATCCTCGTACTGATAAGCCTATCATATCAGGGTTCTCCCATGACGTGTTCATTGCAGTACTCAAGGCATTACCATTCCCACTTTCTTTTGAGTATATTCCCTTCATGAATAAAGATAGGCAGAGTGCTGGGACAATCGATGAACTTATTTACCAAATAAAACTTCAG AATTATGATGCTGTTGTGGGAGCCACAACAATTGTAGCCAATCGCTCTTTATATGTTGATTTCACTTTGCCTTACTCTGAATCAGGGGTGTCAATGGTGGTTCCGGTGAAGGATGATGAGAAGAACAAGTTTTGGATTTTCTTAAAGCCACTAAGCTTGGATTTGTGGGTGACAACATTTGCGGCATTTGTCTTTACGGGTTTAGTGATATGGGTTCTTGAACATCGAATAAATAGAGAGTTCAGAGGCCCGCCAGATCAACATCTTGGCATGATTTTCTGGTTCTCCTTCTCAACACTAGTCTTTGCTCACA ATAATAGTTTAATGGAAACAGGGGAGAAACTGCTAAGCAATTGGTCGAGATTTGTGATGATCGTATGGATTTTTTTGGTACTCATCCTGACACAGAGTTATACCGCAAGTTTAGCCTCAATGTTAACTGTACAGAGATTGCAGCCTACCTTTGTTGACgtaaaagagataaaaaagaatGGTTATTTTGTTGGATATCAAAACAATTCCTATGTTGAAGGGCTTCTAATAAAACAGTTAAACTTTGATCGGTCCAAGTTGAAGCCTTTTAGCACCCATGAGGAGTATCATGAAGCATTGTCAAAAGGAACCCAAAATGGTGGGGTTGCTGCTGTCTTTGATGAAATTCCTTACATTAAGCTCTTCCTTGCAAAGTACTGCTCCGGGTACACTATGGTTGGTCCGACCTATAAGTCTGATGGATTTGGCTTt GCCTTCCCTCTAGGATCTCCTTTAGTCCCATACATTTCTAGGGCAATCTTGAATGTCACTCAAGACACAGAAAAATTGGGAGCAATTGAGCGGACCTACTTTTCAAGTCGTGGTAGTACTAATTGTCAAGATCCAAGCGCCTCAATCTCATCAAATAGTCCTAGTCTCAGTCTGCACAGCTTCGGCGGCCTCTTCATCATCACCGGAACCGTTTCCTTGATCTCACTCTTGGTTTGCTTCTTCAAGTTCTTTGGCTCACATTGGCCAACTTTGAGCAACAGCAATCCTGAGAGCACCTTTTG GTCCAAGTTGATTGAAATGGCCAAGTATTTTGACCAGAAAGAAGATCCCTCTTCACATCCCAATATTGAAAGACATACATCCACGGTACATGCTATATCAAGTCCTGACGTAATAGAATTTCGTCATAATATGGAGAACCACTCCAGGAATTTCGACGTTGTAAGCGACAGGGATGAAAGTCCTCCTCCTACGAGTTTTCCTTCTCGGCGTAGTGAGATTACATCTTTGCATGAGGACGTACCAAATTTAAAATAG
- the LOC121262725 gene encoding glutamate receptor 2.8-like produces MAYHQKHLLSFVAFLLLILNLHVEHSMAKEVVPVGVVLDLNSTVGGVAERCMSMALSDFYAVNDDYNTRIALLTKDSGNDVIAAASAALDLMKNEEVHAIIGPQRSAQAKFVIELGRKAQVPIISFSATSPSLSPTQNPFFIRTALDDSAEVKAIAAIVKAYGWREIVLIYEDTDYGNGLIPYLMDAFEEIETRMPYRSAIPPFSNNSEIAKEIKKLNETNARIFLVHMTASLGSKLFVLANNAGMMREGYAWIITAGLSALVDPLGPKVKESMQGVLGLRPYIPRSKQLEDFKRRWKGIHLTSSKPNVKITGLNLFGLWAYDTAWALAMAVEKAGIMHSGFLKKNASKSNVDLAALGISETGQTLLDTILTTEFQGLSGRFHLIKGQLEPSAFEILNVIGKTERIIGYWTRQRGLSQELDDNNEVAYSISKDKLKQPIWPGDRTEQPPKLRIGVPVKQGFIEFLKVEWDPHTGKPIISGFSHDVFLAVLKALPFPLPYEFIPFMNKDRQSAGTYDELTYQIKLQKYDAVVGDTTIVANRSLYVDFTLPYSESGVSMVVLVNDEEKNNFWIFLKPLSLDLWLTTGAAFVITGVVIWVLEHRINSEFRGPRVQQLGTIFGFSFSTLVFAHSEKVLNNWSRFVMVIWFFVVLILTQSYTASLASMLTVQRLQPTFIDVKEIKNNSYFVGYQNNSYVEGLLIKQLKFDRSKLKPFSTYEEYHEALSKGTQKGGVAAVFDEIPYIKLFLAKYCSRYTMVGPIYKSDGFGFAFPLGSPLVPYISRAILNVTQDTNKLGAIERTYFSSRGSTNCEDPSASISSNIPSLSLHSFGGLFIITGTVSLISLLVCFFKFFSSHWPTLSNSNPESSFWSKLIEMAKHFDQRDSFIESFRST; encoded by the exons ATGGCGTACCACCAGAAACACCTCCTCTCTTTCGTTGCCTTTCTCTTGCTGATCTTGAACCTCCATGTCGAGCACTCAATGGCAAAGGAGGTCGTACCAGTGGGCGTGGTTCTTGATTTGAACTCCACGGTGGGAGGAGTTGCAGAGCGTTGCATGTCCATGGCACTCTCCGATTTTTACGCTGTCAATGATGATTATAACACCAGGATCGCTCTTTTGACTAAGGATTCTGGGAATGATGTCATTGCCGCAGCATCTGCAG CACTGGATTTAATGAAGAATGAAGAAGTGCACGCCATCATAGGACCTCAAAGGTCAGCACAAGCTAAGTTCGTTATTGAACTTGGACGAAAAGCTCAGGTTCCCATCATTTCCTTCTCAGCCACAAGCCCCTCTCTTTCGCCTACTCAAAACCCCTTTTTCATACGCACGGCACTAGATGATTCCGCTGAGGTGAAAGCCATAGCAGCCATTGTTAAGGCCTACGGTTGGCGGGAAATTGTCCTTATTTATGAAGACACAGATTATGGAAATGGTTTAATTCCATACTTGATGGATGCTTTTGAAGAGATTGAAACTCGAATGCCTTACAGAAGTGCAATTCCTCCATTTTCCAATAATAGTGAAATCGCTAAGgagattaaaaagttgaatgaaaCTAATGCTAGGATATTCCTTGTGCACATGACTGCTTCACTTGGCTCGAAGCTCTTTGTACTTGCAAATAATGCAGGAATGATGAGGGAAGGGTATGCATGGATTATCACAGCAGGGCTATCAGCTTTGGTTGATCCTTTGGGCCCAAAGGTAAAGGAGTCGATGCAAGGTGTGCTGGGATTGCGACCATACATACCCAGATCAAAACAGTTGGAAGACTTCAAAAGAAGATGGAAAGGAATTCATTTAACCTCAAGCAAACCAAACGTTAAGATTACTGGGTTAAACCTCTTTGGATTATGGGCATATGATACAGCTTGGGCTTTGGCTATGGCAGTAGAGAAGGCTGGCATAATGCATTCTGgattcttaaagaaaaatgctagcaAAAGTAACGTGGATCTTGCAGCTCTAGGAATTTCTGAAACGGGTCAAACACTTCTTGATACGATTCTAACTACTGAGTTTCAAGGCCTGAGCGGGAGATTTCATTTGATTAAAGGACAGTTGGAACCTTCAGCCTTTGAAATACTCAATGTGATTggaaaaacagagagaattaTTGGATACTGGACCAGACAGAGAGGACTTTCACAAGAATTAGACGACAATAATGAAGTAGCATACTCAATTTCAAAGGACAAACTTAAGCAACCAATCTGGCCAGGTGACAGAACAGAGCAGCCACCAAAGTTGAGGATTGGGGTTCCGGTGAAACAAGGTTTTATAGAATTTCTGAAAGTGGAATGGGATCCTCATACTGGCAAGCCTATCATATCAGGGTTCTCCCATGATGTGTTTCTTGCTGTACTCAAGGCATTACCATTCCCCCTTCCTTATGAGTTTATTCCCTTCATGAATAAAGATAGGCAGAGTGCTGGAACATACGATGAACTTACTTACCAAATCAAACTTCAG AAGTATGATGCTGTGGTGGGAGATACAACAATTGTTGCTAATCGCTCATTATATGTTGATTTCACTTTGCCTTACTCAGAATCGGGCGTGTCAATGGTGGTTCTGGTGAACGATGAAGAGAAGAACAACTTTTGGATTTTCTTAAAGCCACTAAGCTTGGATCTGTGGTTAACAACAGGTGCAGCATTTGTCATTACAGGTGTAGTGATTTGGGTTCTTGAACACCGAATAAACAGTGAGTTCAGAGGCCCGAGAGTTCAACAACTTGGCACGATTTTCGGGTTCTCCTTCTCAACATTAGTGTTTGCTCACA GTGAGAAAGTGCTAAACAATTGGTCAAGATTCGTGATGGTCATTTGGTTTTTTGTGGTACTCATCCTCACACAAAGTTATACTGCAAGTTTAGCCTCAATGTTAACTGTACAAAGATTGCAGCCTACCTTCATTGACgtaaaagagataaaaaataatagttattttGTTGGGTATCAAAATAATTCCTATGTTGAAGGGCTTCTAATAAAACAGTTGAAATTCGATCGGTCCAAGTTGAAGCCTTTTAGCACCTATGAGGAGTATCATGAAGCATTGTCAAAAGGAACCCAAAAAGGTGGGGTTGCAGCTGTCTTTGATGAAATTCCTTACATTAAGCTCTTCCTTGCAAAGTACTGCTCCAGGTATACTATGGTTGGTCCGATCTATAAGTCTGATGGATTTGGCTTt GCCTTCCCTCTAGGATCTCCATTAGTCCCATACATTTCAAGGGCAATCTTGAATGTCACTCAAGACACAAACAAATTGGGAGCAATTGAGCGGACCTACTTTTCAAGTCGTGGTAGTACTAATTGTGAAGATCCAAGCGCCTCAATCTCATCAAATATTCCTAGTCTCAGTCTGCACAGCTTCGGCGGCCTCTTCATCATCACCGGAACCGTTTCCTTGATCTCACTCTTGGTTTGCTTCTTCAAGTTCTTTAGCTCACATTGGCCAACTTTGAGCAACAGCAATCCTGAGAGCTCCTTTTGGTCCAAGTTGATTGAAATGGCAAAGCATTTTGACCAGAGAGATTCTTTCATAGAATCTTTTAGATCTacttaa
- the LOC121263216 gene encoding LOW QUALITY PROTEIN: conserved oligomeric Golgi complex subunit 3-like (The sequence of the model RefSeq protein was modified relative to this genomic sequence to represent the inferred CDS: inserted 1 base in 1 codon), translating to MASTKPSPPTLQKSGAISKGYNFASTWEQNAPLTEQQQAAIPTLSHTVAERPFPLNLPLDHVSHPDNAFSISVSAKDSSLQHSGPAIQPFLVNTNQVDDTLDLFDELQLQHQAAATKTKTLHDACDRLVMAKQRLIEFVEALRSRLKYFDELENIASNFYSPNMNVGNENFVPLHKRLDDCICKYVESNPEYLESSVYLLKFRQLESRALGMMRSLVLSILKSASSQVQTAIRSSGSSKTAVSEGVEASVIXVRFKAAASEPALEGIESRSSRKEYVQLLAECHRLYCEQRLSLVRGIVHQRISEFAKKEALPSLTRSGCAYLMQVCQLEHQLFDHFFPSSEDISSLAPLIDPLSTYLYDILCPKLIHETNIDFLCELVDILKAEVLGDQLNRRGELLAVLRPTLQRILADVHERLTFRVRTHIRDEIANYLPSDGDLDYPAKLEQSVENETGTTAAEESPDVFKTWYPPLEKTLSLLSKLYRRLEPGVFTGLAQEAVEVCSMSIQKASKLVLKRSTPMDGQLFLVKHLLVLREQIAPFDIEFSVTHKELDFSHLLEPLRRILRGQASLFDWSRSTSLARTLSPRLLESQVDARKVCEFCRITTRPLYELYWILLS from the exons CCCAACGCTGTCTCATACGGTTGCGGAGCGGCCTTTTCCTCTCAATCTGCCACTGGACCACGTCTCCCACCCGGATAATGCCTTCTCCATCTCTGTTTCCGCTAAAGACTCTTCTCTCCAACATTCTGGTCCTGCCATCCAACCGTTCTTGGTCAATACGAACCAG GTGGATGACACCCTAGACTTATTTGATGAGCTACAGCTGCAGCATCAGGCTGCAGCTACGAAGACTAAAACTCTTCATGATGCATGTGATCGACTG GTAATGGCGAAGCAAAGACTGATTGAGTTTGTAGAAGCACTTCGTAGTAGGCTCAAGTACTTTGATGAATTGGAGAAT ATTGCTTCCAATTTTTATTCTCCAAATATGAATGTTGGAAATGAAAACTTCGTCCCACTGCACAAGCGGCTTGATGACTGCATTTGTAA GTATGTTGAAAGTAATCCAGAGTATTTAGAATCCAGTGTTTACTTGCTCAAGTTCCGACAACTTGAG TCTCGAGCTCTGGGCATGATGCGCTCTCTTGTACTTTCTATCCTCAAAAGTGCTTCTTCTCAG GTCCAGACAGCAATTCGATCTAGTGGCAGCAGCAAAACAGCTGTTTCTGAAGGTGTAGAGGCATCTGTTA ATGTTCGTTTCAAAGCAGCAGCGAGCGAG CCAGCGCTGGAGGGAATTGAAAGCAGATCATCTAGGAAAGAATATGTTCAACTTCTTGCAGAATGCCACAGATTATATTGTGAACAGCGGCTTTCCTTG GTAAGAGGCATTGTGCATCAACGGATATCTGAATTTGCAAAGAAAGAGGCCTTGCCATCATTAACTAGATCTGGATGTGCATATCTAATGCAG GTCTGTCAGCTTGAGCATCAACTCTTTGATCATTTTTTCCCATCTTCTGAGGACATTTCAAGTTTGGCTCCCTTAATAGATCCCCT GTCTACATATTTGTATGATATACTCTGCCCAAAACTTATTCATGAAACAAATATCGATTTTCTGTGTGAACTTGTTGATATCCTCAAAGCTGAAGTCTTAGGAGATCAGCTAAATAGGCGGGGTGAACTGTTAGCTGTGCTGCGCCCTACCTTACAAAGAATTCTAGCAGATGTTCATGAGAGGTTGACTTTTCGTGTTCGAACACATATTCGTGATGAG ATAGCGAACTATTTGCCTTCTGATGGAGACTTGGATTACCCTGCAAAGCTGGAACAATCTGTTGAGAATGAAACGGGGACTACTGCT GCTGAGGAAAGCCCAGATGTATTTAAAACTTGGTATCCACCACTTGAGAAAACTTTATCGTTGCTTTCAAAGTTGTATCGCCGCTTAGAACCTGGAGTTTTCACTGGTTTAGCACAG GAAGCTGTAGAAGTTTGCTCGATGTCTATCCAA AAAGCAAGCAAACTCGTTTTAAAGAGATCAACCCCAATGGATGGCCAGCTCTTCCTCGTAAAACATCTTCTTGTTTTAAGGGAGCAG ATTGCACCTTTTGATATCGAATTTTCAGTAACACACAAGGAACTTGATTTCTCTCATTTGCTG GAACCTTTAAGACGTATTCTTAGAGGCCAAGCATCACTATTTGACTGGTCAAGATCAACTTCATTGGCAAGGACCTTGTCTCCCAGACTTTTGGAAAGTCAAGTAGATGCAAGGAAGGTTTGTGAGTTTTGTCGTATTACGACACGACCTTTATATGAGTTGTACTGGATACTCCTTAGTTGA